In Biomphalaria glabrata chromosome 8, xgBioGlab47.1, whole genome shotgun sequence, the genomic window GTTACTGTGGATACTGTGGTTACTGTGAATACTGTGGATACTGTGTTTACTGTGGATACTGTGGTTACTGTGGATACTGTGGTTACTGTGGTTACTGTGGATACTGTGGTTACTGTGGATACTGTGGTTACTGTGGATACTGTGGTTACTGTGGATACTGTGGTTAATGTGGATACTGTGGTAAATGTGGATACTGTGGTAAATGTGGATACTGTGGTTACTGTGCATACTGTGCATACTGTGGTTACTGTGGTTACTGTGGTTACTGTGGTTACTGTGGTTACTGTGCATACTGTGAAAAggcgaaagctgagctggttcgtTCATATTGTAAGGCATAACTTGCTGTCAAAAGTTATCTTTCAAAGTACAAGGGAGGGAGCACgcagaaagggtcgtccaaagaaaagcctGTCtgaataacgtgaaaggatggACCGGTTTTTTCTCTTGATGTCCTGCTATGATCAGCTGCAGACCAGGAAAAATatagggatttggttacgcgaacaGTCACAGAACCCTttcgaactgtcacagcacctcaCGAACTGTCACATCCTATTACGAACTGTTTAAGCCCCTACGAAATatcacagcccccccccccctacaaaTTGTCACAGCCTCccctacaaactgtcacagcctcccctacaaactgtcacagccccctccctacgaactgtcacagcccCCCTTCCcttacgaactgtcacagctcCCCACTACGAGCTGTCATagcacccctacgaactgtcatagcacccctacgaactgtcacagcccCCCTTCGAACTGTCACATCTCCCcactacgaactgtcacagcacccctaagAACTGTCATAGCTCCCcactacgaactgtcacagcacccctacgaactgtcacagcccCTCCCCCTTACGAACTGTCATAGCTCCCcactacgaactgtcacagcacccctacgaactgtcacagcccCTCCCCCTTACGAACTGTCATAGCTCCCcactacgaactgtcacagcacccctacgaactgtcacagcccCTCCCCCTTACGAACTGTCATagcacccctacgaactgtcacagcccCTCCCCCTTACGAACTGTCATAGCTCCCcactacgaactgtcacagcacccctacgaactgtcacagcccCTCCCCCTTACGAACTGTCATagcacccctacgaactgtcacagcacccctacgaactgtcatAGCCCCTCCCcactacgaactgtcacagctccccccccctttacgaactgtcatagcacccctacgaactgtcacag contains:
- the LOC129927828 gene encoding uncharacterized protein C10orf62 homolog yields the protein MPYNMNEPAQLSPFHSMHSNHSNHSNHSNHSNHSMHSMHSNHSIHIYHSIHIYHSIHINHSIHSNHSIHSNHSIHSNHSIHSNHSNHSIHSNHSIHSKHSIHSIHSNHSIHSNHSIHSNHSFHSNNSIHINNSIHRIHSSSNLIR